The following coding sequences lie in one Apium graveolens cultivar Ventura chromosome 1, ASM990537v1, whole genome shotgun sequence genomic window:
- the LOC141718809 gene encoding zinc finger protein GAI-ASSOCIATED FACTOR 1-like has protein sequence MASSATLSVMASSALPSAAERKQQKRRGINSSPDAEIVALSPKTLLATDRFSCDVCGKGFPREQNLQLHRRRHNLPGKLKQKTSHEIRKKVFICPEMGCVHHDPSRALGDITGIKKHFSRKHCEKKFSCHKCNKKYAVDSDLKAHNKICGTKKYKCECGTTFPR, from the exons ATGGCTTCATCTGCAACTTTATCTGTTATGGCTTCTTCTGCCTTACCAAGTGCTGCTGAGAGAAAACAGCAAAAACGTCGAGGAATTAATTCAA GCCCAGATGCTGAAATTGTCGCACTCTCACCCAAAACTCTGTTGGCCACAGATAGGTTTTCGTGTGATGTGTGTGGGAAGGGTTTTCCAAGGGAGCAGAACTTGCAGCTCCACAGAAGGAGACACAATTTGCCAgggaagctcaaacaaaagacaagccatgaaatccggaaaAAGGTTTTCATTTGCCCTGAAATGGGTTGTGTCCATCACGATCCATCAAGGGCCCTTGGAGATATTACCGGAATCAAGAAACACTTTTCTAGAAAACATTGCGAAAAGAAATTTAGCTGCCATAAATGCAACAAGAAGTATGCCGTAGACtctgacttgaaggcccataataAGATTTGTGGTACTAAAAAATATAAATGTGAATGTGGAACTACCTTTCCCAGGTGA